The Spirochaetaceae bacterium genome window below encodes:
- a CDS encoding ABC transporter substrate-binding protein, with the protein MTRKAFLGLIAALLLPAAAFAGGESEQAASDEGAMAAEAPAGQYRESPMLAQMVADGELPPVDERLPVRPLVLEPLEKAGETIGQYGGTLTVTGLDPNGDSFGAEWGDGGGFRSEGLAFFDIAFRNFTPDVAESWEVSDDFTTMTVHLREGVRWSDGELVTTEDVEFWWNDVMLNESLTAKIPNYFAPGGNVMKVNIIDDYTFSFEYAEPYLAIADQMDRLTPWSPKHYMERWHADYNEDAAAEAKAEGFGEWFEAFLARQDDRWGTVYAGERPMLGPFAPAEADSQGNRLSPRNPYYWKVDPIGQQLPYVDYYEVILLGSREILEAKAISGEYNMGGAWADLASFPLLVENADKAGYTVRMFPGLLWGGSVSWAYNYTSKDPVLREIFGDLRFRRAMSHAINRVEFGEVFNLGLTEPRQAAPPADWSFYDESFGRKYLEYDVDLANELLDEMGLEWNADRTHRLRPDGAPLILQTEIGQEGHRPGEWEFIVRYWSKVGVEVKFKQVDQALYAQRLLANELDIGTWGAGGPPESVSHAIYPIRLVPPWHWRTCCALGGMAWHDWWESGGELGEEPPEQIQELFGLLDEWRATALGTEEYVELGKQMVRINDENIWYNVVTGSPPSISHAVVVSAVDNSVMNIRDPDTDTGWWIIEMLWIDQ; encoded by the coding sequence ATGACAAGGAAAGCCTTTCTGGGCTTGATTGCGGCGCTGCTGCTGCCGGCGGCGGCGTTCGCGGGCGGCGAATCGGAGCAGGCCGCCTCTGATGAGGGCGCCATGGCTGCGGAGGCGCCCGCCGGGCAGTACCGGGAGTCGCCGATGCTGGCGCAGATGGTGGCCGACGGAGAACTGCCGCCGGTCGACGAGCGGCTGCCGGTGCGGCCGCTGGTGCTGGAGCCGCTGGAGAAGGCGGGCGAGACCATCGGGCAGTACGGCGGCACCCTGACGGTGACCGGGCTGGACCCGAACGGCGACTCGTTCGGCGCCGAGTGGGGCGACGGCGGCGGGTTCCGCAGTGAGGGGCTGGCGTTCTTCGACATCGCGTTCCGCAACTTCACCCCGGACGTGGCCGAATCGTGGGAGGTGTCGGACGACTTCACCACCATGACCGTGCACCTGCGCGAGGGCGTGCGCTGGTCGGACGGCGAACTGGTCACCACCGAGGACGTCGAGTTCTGGTGGAACGACGTGATGCTCAACGAGTCGCTGACCGCCAAGATTCCCAACTACTTCGCCCCCGGCGGCAACGTGATGAAGGTGAACATCATCGACGACTACACGTTCAGCTTCGAGTACGCCGAGCCCTACCTGGCGATCGCCGACCAGATGGACCGGCTGACGCCGTGGAGCCCGAAGCACTACATGGAGCGCTGGCACGCCGACTACAACGAGGATGCGGCCGCGGAGGCGAAGGCGGAGGGCTTCGGCGAGTGGTTCGAGGCGTTCCTGGCCCGCCAGGACGACCGCTGGGGCACGGTGTACGCCGGCGAGCGCCCGATGCTGGGACCGTTCGCGCCGGCCGAGGCGGACTCGCAGGGCAACCGCCTGTCGCCGCGCAACCCCTACTATTGGAAGGTGGACCCGATCGGCCAGCAGCTTCCCTACGTCGACTACTACGAGGTGATCCTGCTCGGCAGCCGCGAGATCCTGGAGGCGAAGGCGATCTCCGGCGAGTACAATATGGGCGGCGCCTGGGCCGACCTGGCGAGCTTCCCGCTGCTGGTCGAGAACGCCGACAAGGCGGGCTACACGGTGCGCATGTTCCCGGGCCTGTTGTGGGGCGGCAGCGTGAGTTGGGCCTACAACTACACCAGCAAGGACCCGGTGCTGCGCGAGATCTTCGGCGACCTGCGCTTTCGCCGCGCCATGTCGCACGCCATCAACCGGGTGGAGTTCGGCGAGGTGTTCAACCTGGGCCTGACCGAGCCGCGGCAGGCGGCGCCGCCGGCCGACTGGAGCTTCTACGACGAGTCGTTCGGACGCAAGTACCTGGAGTATGACGTCGACCTGGCCAACGAGCTGCTCGACGAGATGGGCCTGGAGTGGAACGCCGACCGCACCCACCGGCTGCGCCCCGACGGCGCGCCGCTGATCCTGCAGACCGAGATCGGCCAGGAGGGGCACCGCCCCGGCGAGTGGGAGTTCATCGTGCGCTACTGGTCCAAGGTGGGCGTGGAGGTGAAGTTCAAGCAGGTCGACCAGGCGCTGTACGCGCAGCGCCTGCTGGCCAACGAGCTCGACATCGGCACCTGGGGCGCCGGCGGGCCGCCGGAGTCGGTGAGCCACGCCATCTACCCGATCCGGCTGGTGCCGCCGTGGCACTGGCGTACCTGCTGCGCGCTCGGCGGCATGGCCTGGCATGACTGGTGGGAGAGCGGCGGCGAACTCGGCGAAGAGCCGCCGGAGCAGATCCAGGAGCTGTTCGGGCTTCTCGACGAGTGGCGCGCCACCGCGCTCGGCACCGAGGAGTACGTCGAGCTCGGCAAGCAGATGGTGCGCATCAACGACGAGAACATCTGGTACAACGTGGTCACCGGCTCGCCGCCGAGCATCAGCCACGCGGTGGTGGTGAGCGCCGTCGACAACAGCGTCATGAACATCCGCGATCCCGACACCGACACCGGCTGGTGGATCATCGAGATGCTGTGGATTGACCAGTAG
- a CDS encoding aldo/keto reductase yields MTGTLERRPFGRTGETVSVIGLGGAALHKHGYQHGVDTVKHALDLGISYFDTSPLYGIGGPDGRWISQGESQRIVGEGLDGTTKPHLLATKIGAWQAYNHTAEDCLAEVRDNLRVLRRDRVDVLLGHDMERARMWKPDAEDTALDTGERLDYESAPVVQAMREARALGLCRYLGLSSNLSEPLAHVLQRVRLDMCLSANEYSLVDRRSPRVMLPVVREQGTAYLIGGIFSVPGKGVFNGALFKDARLLELARATGVSIAAMSVRYLMANREIATILVGASTPEEIEESVVAAQAGPLPPDLHQTLEALASA; encoded by the coding sequence ATGACCGGGACATTGGAACGGCGCCCCTTCGGGCGTACGGGCGAGACGGTGAGCGTCATCGGGCTCGGTGGCGCGGCTCTCCACAAGCACGGCTATCAGCACGGGGTGGACACGGTCAAACATGCGCTCGACCTGGGGATCAGCTATTTCGATACCTCTCCCTTATACGGAATAGGCGGCCCCGATGGTCGGTGGATCAGCCAGGGTGAATCGCAGCGCATTGTGGGCGAGGGGCTCGACGGGACCACCAAGCCGCATCTGCTGGCGACCAAGATCGGTGCCTGGCAAGCGTACAACCACACCGCGGAAGACTGTCTCGCGGAGGTACGGGACAACCTCCGTGTTCTGCGCCGTGACCGGGTCGACGTGCTCCTGGGCCACGACATGGAGCGGGCAAGAATGTGGAAGCCGGATGCGGAGGACACGGCGCTGGACACCGGCGAGCGGCTCGACTACGAGAGTGCACCGGTGGTGCAAGCCATGCGTGAGGCACGGGCGCTGGGGTTGTGCCGCTACCTGGGTCTCAGCAGCAACCTGTCGGAACCACTGGCCCATGTGTTGCAGCGGGTAAGACTCGACATGTGTCTGTCCGCCAATGAGTATTCGCTTGTGGACCGCCGTTCTCCGCGCGTAATGCTTCCGGTTGTCCGTGAACAGGGCACTGCCTACTTGATTGGCGGAATATTCAGTGTGCCGGGCAAAGGCGTGTTCAACGGAGCTCTGTTCAAGGATGCGCGTCTGCTCGAGCTTGCCCGCGCCACCGGTGTCTCGATTGCGGCGATGAGCGTGCGCTACCTGATGGCGAATCGGGAGATTGCGACCATCCTGGTAGGCGCGTCCACACCCGAGGAGATCGAGGAGAGCGTGGTAGCCGCACAGGCCGGCCCGCTCCCGCCTGACCTCCACCAAACCCTGGAAGCGCTCGCCTCGGCGTGA
- a CDS encoding ABC transporter ATP-binding protein — protein sequence MNPSAAEVLLDVKNLKTHFRLRQGIVRSVDGVDLTIYRGRTLGVVGESGCGKSVTAQSILRIVPVPGEIVDGEILLHGKQGGEPVDLATLPPKGQRIREVRGGEIGMIFQEPMASLSPVHTVGNQVIEMALLHREGGQAEAREAVLDMLGRVGFSEPARTFDSYPHELSGGMRQRAVIAMALVGRPSLLIADEPTTALDVTTEAQILRLLRRLQADLGMAIMFITHDLGVIAKMADHAAVMYLGKVVEHSDVDALFHDPKHPYLRALLASVPRFGGNVQERLASIEGIVPDPFRLPGGCPFHPRCPESIAGRCEEEVPVYRFLPEAAHRGVSCHLHAPQGEPVAAP from the coding sequence ATGAACCCGTCGGCAGCCGAGGTGCTGCTCGACGTCAAAAACCTCAAGACGCACTTCCGGCTGCGCCAGGGTATCGTGCGCTCGGTGGACGGCGTCGATCTGACCATCTACCGCGGCCGCACCCTTGGCGTGGTGGGCGAGAGCGGCTGCGGAAAAAGCGTGACCGCGCAGTCGATCCTGCGCATCGTCCCGGTCCCCGGCGAGATCGTGGACGGCGAGATCCTGCTGCACGGCAAGCAGGGCGGCGAGCCCGTGGACCTTGCCACCCTGCCGCCCAAGGGGCAGCGTATCCGCGAGGTGCGCGGCGGCGAGATCGGCATGATCTTCCAGGAGCCGATGGCGTCGTTGAGCCCGGTGCACACGGTCGGCAACCAGGTCATCGAGATGGCGCTGCTGCACCGCGAAGGCGGTCAGGCGGAGGCGAGGGAGGCGGTGCTCGACATGCTCGGCCGGGTCGGTTTCTCGGAGCCGGCGCGCACCTTCGACTCCTACCCGCACGAGCTGAGCGGCGGCATGCGCCAGCGGGCGGTTATCGCCATGGCGCTGGTGGGGCGCCCGAGCCTGCTGATCGCCGACGAGCCCACCACCGCCCTCGATGTGACCACCGAGGCGCAGATCCTGCGCCTGCTGAGGCGGCTGCAGGCGGACCTGGGCATGGCGATCATGTTCATTACCCACGACCTGGGCGTGATCGCCAAGATGGCCGACCACGCCGCGGTGATGTACCTGGGCAAGGTGGTGGAGCACTCCGACGTTGACGCCCTGTTCCACGACCCCAAACACCCCTACCTGCGCGCGCTGCTGGCCTCGGTGCCGCGCTTCGGCGGCAACGTGCAGGAACGGCTGGCCTCGATCGAGGGCATCGTGCCCGATCCGTTCCGCCTGCCGGGCGGCTGCCCGTTCCACCCGCGCTGCCCGGAGTCGATCGCGGGGCGCTGCGAGGAGGAGGTGCCGGTGTACCGCTTCCTGCCGGAGGCGGCGCACCGCGGCGTGTCGTGCCACCTGCATGCGCCGCAGGGCGAACCGGTGGCGGCGCCATGA
- a CDS encoding ABC transporter permease — protein MGAYVIRRLLLFIPMLAAVSVISFILIQLPPGDYLTSEIMAMAERGEEVDEAVIAALKLRYGLDRPMVEQYFRWIGNIILHGDFGRSFHWEQPVSSLIWERLMWTVVISFGSLLFTWVVAFPIGIYSATNQYSIADYLFTFFGFLGKATPNFLLALVLMWMGYVYFDLNMGGLFSAEYQRAPWSLAKVGDLIGHLWVPLVVLGTAGTADLIRVLRANLLDELAKPYVTAARAKGLTELKLIAKYPVRIAINPFVSSIGGVLPELISGAAIVSVVLSLPTTGPLMLGALLTQDMFLAGSFLMLLTVLSLFGTLLSDILLAVLDPRIRQTV, from the coding sequence GTGGGGGCGTACGTCATTCGCAGGTTGCTGCTGTTCATACCGATGCTGGCGGCGGTCAGCGTGATCTCGTTCATCCTGATCCAGCTTCCGCCGGGCGACTACCTGACCAGCGAGATCATGGCGATGGCGGAGCGCGGCGAGGAGGTGGACGAGGCGGTGATCGCGGCGCTCAAGCTGCGCTACGGCCTGGACCGCCCGATGGTGGAGCAGTACTTCCGCTGGATCGGCAACATCATTCTGCACGGCGACTTCGGACGTTCGTTCCATTGGGAGCAGCCGGTGTCGTCGCTGATCTGGGAGCGGCTGATGTGGACGGTGGTGATCTCGTTCGGCAGCCTGCTGTTCACCTGGGTGGTGGCGTTCCCGATCGGCATCTACTCGGCCACCAACCAGTACTCGATCGCCGACTACCTGTTCACGTTCTTTGGATTCCTCGGCAAGGCGACGCCCAACTTCCTCTTGGCGCTGGTGCTGATGTGGATGGGCTACGTCTACTTCGACCTCAACATGGGCGGCCTGTTCTCGGCCGAGTACCAGCGGGCGCCGTGGAGCCTGGCCAAGGTGGGCGACCTGATCGGCCACCTGTGGGTGCCGCTGGTGGTGCTGGGCACGGCCGGCACCGCCGACCTGATCCGCGTGCTGCGCGCCAACCTGCTCGACGAACTGGCCAAGCCGTACGTCACCGCGGCGCGCGCCAAGGGATTGACCGAGTTGAAGCTGATCGCCAAGTACCCGGTGCGCATCGCCATCAACCCGTTCGTGAGCAGCATCGGCGGGGTGCTGCCGGAGCTGATCTCGGGCGCCGCCATCGTGTCGGTGGTGCTCAGCCTGCCCACCACCGGGCCGCTGATGCTCGGCGCGCTGCTGACCCAGGACATGTTCCTGGCCGGCAGCTTCCTGATGCTGCTCACCGTCCTGTCGCTGTTCGGCACCCTGCTGTCCGATATCCTGCTGGCCGTGCTGGATCCACGCATCCGGCAGACGGTGTAG
- a CDS encoding ABC transporter substrate-binding protein: MEKTMKYLVSMRMTFAVALVMMLTATGLWAAAADEEEPAAAADRETVFDPATGKTWTAPEYGGTITWAHKRFPKSADVWEVGGWGPHFVSGVNEKLSFADWGLSREKHFDLYIIVTPEMTRGNLAESWSQPDATTFIWNIRQGVNWDNKAPVNGREFDAHDVVWNYHRYFGLGDFTEVGPSPQSRGIGQGVEIESARATDKWTVEIKHKPLPGVLGKMLHNVFFVYAPEVVEKDGGAADWRNVVGTGPYRLTEHVEGSSATWEKNPNYWAYDEKFPQNRLPYIDTLRSLVIPEGSARLAAMRTGKIDMLSNTGDAFITSIDDVESLQKTNPEIEVWPRYSWITGPSIFNQSLPLMQDVNVRKALQMSVDRETISATFFKGWADPAPYGLVHQGSKGWAWAYEDWPEEVKAGYRYDPAAAEALLDAAGHPRGSDGYRFTVKLGHFDRYDPAYAEIVIGYFDAIGVKGELDILTDAEVRPLNAADTHEYHLMNNAYGTLSPSSYVQRIARFGDDDDYAKANDPRMDALVAAMRNPTTLEEWQSYYRQADEIAIREHWGLIKSNAPKFSLSQPWVEGYSGEFGMGWGERNTFMARLWIDSELKESMGH; the protein is encoded by the coding sequence ATGGAGAAAACCATGAAATATCTCGTAAGCATGAGAATGACCTTCGCGGTTGCGCTGGTCATGATGCTGACCGCGACCGGCCTCTGGGCCGCTGCCGCAGACGAGGAGGAGCCGGCAGCCGCTGCCGACAGAGAGACGGTGTTCGACCCCGCCACCGGCAAGACGTGGACCGCGCCAGAGTATGGCGGGACAATCACGTGGGCACATAAGCGCTTTCCTAAGAGCGCTGACGTGTGGGAGGTTGGTGGCTGGGGGCCTCACTTCGTCAGTGGCGTTAATGAGAAGTTATCCTTCGCCGACTGGGGACTATCCAGGGAAAAGCACTTTGACTTATACATCATTGTGACCCCAGAGATGACGAGAGGGAATCTGGCTGAAAGCTGGTCGCAACCCGACGCCACAACGTTCATTTGGAACATCCGCCAGGGCGTTAACTGGGACAATAAGGCGCCGGTGAACGGTCGGGAGTTCGATGCTCATGACGTCGTATGGAACTATCACCGCTATTTTGGTCTGGGCGATTTCACCGAAGTCGGACCTAGCCCCCAGAGTCGTGGTATTGGTCAGGGTGTAGAGATCGAATCGGCAAGGGCCACCGACAAATGGACGGTTGAGATTAAGCACAAGCCTCTCCCCGGTGTGCTGGGGAAGATGCTCCACAACGTGTTTTTTGTGTACGCGCCCGAGGTAGTCGAGAAAGACGGCGGCGCTGCGGATTGGCGGAACGTGGTCGGCACCGGGCCCTATCGACTGACTGAGCACGTCGAGGGCAGCTCGGCAACCTGGGAGAAGAATCCTAACTACTGGGCCTACGACGAAAAATTCCCGCAGAACCGCCTGCCCTATATTGACACGTTAAGGTCCCTGGTGATACCAGAGGGCTCAGCACGTCTGGCGGCAATGCGCACGGGTAAGATTGATATGCTGAGTAACACCGGCGACGCTTTTATAACGAGTATCGACGATGTAGAGAGCCTCCAGAAGACCAACCCTGAAATCGAGGTGTGGCCCCGTTATAGCTGGATAACGGGCCCTTCCATTTTTAACCAGTCTCTGCCGCTCATGCAGGACGTCAATGTGCGCAAGGCACTGCAGATGTCAGTGGACCGCGAGACAATTTCCGCTACCTTCTTTAAGGGTTGGGCAGATCCAGCACCTTATGGGTTGGTACATCAAGGTTCTAAAGGGTGGGCCTGGGCATATGAAGACTGGCCCGAAGAGGTCAAGGCAGGCTATAGGTATGACCCGGCAGCGGCAGAAGCGTTGCTTGATGCGGCTGGACATCCGCGCGGCTCCGACGGATATAGATTCACGGTCAAGCTAGGCCATTTCGACAGGTACGACCCGGCCTATGCAGAAATCGTCATCGGGTACTTCGACGCCATTGGCGTTAAAGGCGAGCTTGATATTCTGACTGACGCTGAGGTGAGACCTCTCAACGCGGCGGACACGCACGAGTATCACTTAATGAATAATGCATATGGGACTTTGTCCCCCTCCTCATATGTACAGAGAATAGCACGATTTGGTGATGATGATGACTACGCCAAAGCGAATGACCCGCGAATGGATGCCCTGGTTGCCGCCATGCGAAATCCTACCACCCTGGAGGAGTGGCAGAGCTATTATCGACAGGCCGATGAGATCGCTATAAGGGAGCACTGGGGCCTAATTAAATCCAACGCCCCTAAGTTTAGCTTGAGCCAGCCGTGGGTCGAGGGTTATTCCGGTGAATTTGGTATGGGATGGGGTGAACGTAATACCTTCATGGCCCGCCTCTGGATTGATAGTGAGCTAAAGGAATCAATGGGTCATTAG
- a CDS encoding ABC transporter permease: protein MRAYIIRRLLLIIPTLFLLSILVFLSVRFIPGDVIDVMVAEMDGWHAAGADIDRESLERMLGLDVPVYVQYGRWIGVLPTPDWITKESHFNGILQGTLGQSLIGGQRPIEEQIIQRLPVTIQLGVMAIVIGLVIALPVGIYSAIRQDTAADYVGRTAAVIGLATPNFWLAIMVTLYPAIWWGWSPSVEYIRLVEDPLGNLGMFIIPSVILGTAMSAATMRLTRTMMLEVLRQDYVRTAWSKGLKERVVVMRHAIKNALIPVVTLIGLQLPLLVGGSVIMENIFNLPGLGRMFLDSLEARDYPVIQGVNLFFATVVMFSILLIDVIYPYLDPRVRYS, encoded by the coding sequence ATGAGAGCCTATATAATCAGGCGGTTATTGCTGATAATCCCGACCCTGTTTCTATTGAGTATTCTAGTGTTTCTCTCGGTCCGCTTCATCCCCGGCGATGTAATAGACGTAATGGTGGCTGAGATGGACGGATGGCATGCCGCGGGTGCCGATATAGACCGCGAATCTCTTGAGCGTATGCTGGGACTAGACGTGCCTGTCTACGTACAGTATGGACGCTGGATAGGAGTATTGCCTACCCCTGACTGGATTACCAAGGAGTCCCACTTCAACGGTATCCTCCAGGGCACCCTTGGCCAATCACTGATTGGCGGCCAACGCCCGATAGAGGAGCAGATAATACAAAGACTGCCAGTAACGATTCAGCTTGGCGTCATGGCAATCGTAATCGGGCTGGTGATAGCCCTGCCCGTCGGCATCTACTCGGCGATTCGCCAGGATACGGCCGCCGACTACGTGGGGCGCACCGCGGCCGTCATCGGCCTGGCAACGCCTAACTTCTGGCTGGCAATTATGGTAACGCTCTACCCGGCAATCTGGTGGGGCTGGTCGCCATCGGTAGAGTATATCCGTCTTGTCGAAGACCCGCTGGGGAACCTGGGGATGTTCATCATTCCCAGCGTGATTCTGGGGACGGCCATGTCTGCCGCCACCATGCGGCTGACACGCACCATGATGCTGGAGGTGCTCAGGCAGGACTATGTCAGGACAGCCTGGTCCAAGGGTCTCAAGGAAAGGGTAGTTGTTATGAGACACGCCATCAAGAATGCCCTCATCCCGGTGGTTACGTTGATAGGCCTGCAGTTGCCTCTGTTGGTAGGTGGCTCCGTTATCATGGAGAACATATTTAACCTGCCGGGGCTAGGTCGTATGTTTCTGGATTCACTCGAGGCCAGAGACTACCCGGTGATCCAAGGAGTAAATCTGTTTTTCGCCACCGTAGTTATGTTTAGCATTCTACTCATCGACGTGATTTATCCTTATTTGGATCCCAGGGTCCGCTACAGCTAA
- a CDS encoding ABC transporter substrate-binding protein, protein MKSGRRGLGRGMGRKLAAGVLAVGLIGAALPLAADEHEIVVGASIPLTGIYAQAGALATLGIEAYLGYLNASGGINGRPVRLASHDSGSTPEQSLAVFKRIMAEEEDVVVYYGDSTDFALLSAPEVNERYQVLMAGASFATALADPDKFPYQFLAGPTYAEMVGMLLEYIAEQGGTDGAAPRVALFHTNLEGGRDPIPYARERAAELGIEIVVEIETEPAGIDVAPEVLKLRRAQPDYVIFQGYVATVWPEVMVQAAQTGVDAMFMGTFWAMEPLIIRQLGPLADRYMGVFPYRYYWDQEESATLRHIAQVTQAEYVPTYALQAWFTGMIVTEVIGRTLDAGLELTGDNLKATLDGIEDWDTGGLIGVPVTFRNNSIPVGRIYRGNSATGRMDPVSDWIVLDD, encoded by the coding sequence ATGAAGAGTGGACGCAGAGGACTCGGGCGGGGCATGGGGCGCAAGCTGGCGGCGGGGGTGCTGGCCGTCGGACTGATCGGGGCGGCGCTGCCGCTGGCGGCCGACGAGCACGAGATCGTGGTGGGCGCATCGATACCGCTGACCGGCATCTACGCGCAGGCGGGCGCGCTCGCGACGCTCGGCATCGAAGCCTACCTCGGCTACCTGAATGCCAGCGGCGGCATCAACGGTCGTCCGGTGCGGCTGGCGAGCCATGACTCGGGCTCGACGCCGGAGCAGTCGCTGGCGGTGTTCAAGCGGATCATGGCCGAGGAAGAGGACGTGGTGGTGTACTACGGCGACTCCACCGACTTTGCGCTGCTGTCGGCGCCGGAGGTCAACGAGCGCTACCAGGTGCTGATGGCCGGCGCATCGTTTGCCACCGCGCTTGCCGATCCGGACAAGTTTCCCTACCAGTTCCTCGCCGGCCCCACGTACGCCGAGATGGTGGGCATGCTGCTTGAGTACATCGCCGAGCAGGGCGGCACCGACGGCGCAGCGCCGCGCGTGGCGCTGTTCCACACCAACCTGGAGGGCGGCCGCGACCCGATCCCGTACGCCAGGGAGCGGGCCGCCGAACTCGGCATCGAGATTGTCGTCGAAATCGAGACCGAGCCGGCCGGCATCGACGTTGCCCCCGAGGTGCTCAAGCTGCGCCGGGCGCAACCCGACTACGTGATCTTCCAGGGCTATGTCGCAACGGTGTGGCCGGAGGTGATGGTGCAGGCGGCGCAGACCGGCGTCGATGCCATGTTCATGGGCACGTTCTGGGCCATGGAGCCGCTGATCATCCGGCAGCTCGGGCCGCTCGCCGACCGCTACATGGGCGTGTTTCCCTACCGCTACTACTGGGACCAGGAGGAGTCCGCGACCCTGCGGCATATTGCGCAGGTCACGCAGGCGGAATACGTGCCCACGTACGCTCTGCAGGCGTGGTTCACCGGCATGATCGTGACCGAGGTGATCGGGCGCACCCTGGACGCCGGCCTGGAGCTGACCGGCGACAACCTGAAGGCCACCCTGGACGGGATCGAGGATTGGGACACCGGCGGCCTGATCGGCGTGCCGGTGACCTTCCGGAACAACTCCATCCCGGTGGGGCGCATCTACCGGGGAAACTCCGCCACCGGACGCATGGATCCGGTATCCGACTGGATTGTCCTCGACGATTGA
- a CDS encoding ATP-binding cassette domain-containing protein: MSSPPAADGLLLKVSGLRKHFPIHKGLFGRTLGQVKAVDGVDFTIGKGETLGLVGESGCGKSTTGRCLLRGHDLTAGEVWFNDQELGWVDVFGLDRNDLKVFRRHAQMIMQDPFHSLNPRMTLLDIVGEGLTIAGVKGQERTDRVAATLEVVGLRPEYMSRYPHAFSGGQRQRIGIARALALNPQFVVCDEPVSALDVSIQAQILNLLQDLQDQFDLTYLFVAHQLNVVQHICDRVAVMYVGRVVEVADTQTLFQGPRHPYTEALLSAVPRPDPRHQHEEIVLSGEVANPADPPDGCYFHPRCNYVVEECSQRPPQLTAEADEHFVRCHRAAELTLAGVG; the protein is encoded by the coding sequence ATGAGCAGCCCGCCCGCGGCGGACGGCCTGCTGCTGAAGGTCAGCGGCCTGCGCAAGCACTTTCCGATTCACAAGGGGCTGTTCGGACGCACCCTCGGTCAGGTAAAGGCGGTGGACGGGGTCGACTTCACCATCGGCAAGGGCGAGACGCTTGGCTTGGTGGGCGAGAGCGGCTGCGGCAAGTCGACTACCGGACGCTGCCTGCTGCGCGGCCACGACCTGACCGCGGGCGAGGTGTGGTTCAACGACCAGGAGCTGGGCTGGGTGGACGTGTTCGGCCTCGACCGCAACGATCTCAAGGTGTTCCGCCGCCACGCGCAGATGATCATGCAGGATCCGTTCCACTCCCTGAACCCGCGCATGACGCTGCTCGACATCGTCGGCGAGGGGCTGACCATCGCCGGCGTCAAGGGGCAGGAGCGGACCGACCGGGTGGCGGCTACGCTGGAGGTGGTGGGGCTGCGCCCCGAGTACATGAGCCGCTACCCGCACGCCTTCTCGGGCGGCCAGCGGCAGCGCATCGGCATTGCCCGCGCGTTGGCGCTCAATCCGCAGTTCGTGGTGTGCGACGAACCGGTGTCGGCGCTCGACGTGTCGATCCAGGCACAGATCCTCAACCTGCTGCAGGATTTGCAGGACCAGTTCGACCTGACCTACCTGTTCGTGGCGCACCAGCTCAACGTGGTGCAGCACATCTGCGACCGGGTGGCGGTGATGTACGTGGGCCGGGTGGTGGAGGTGGCCGACACGCAGACCCTGTTCCAGGGCCCGCGCCACCCCTACACCGAGGCGCTGCTGTCGGCGGTGCCGCGGCCCGACCCGCGCCACCAGCACGAGGAGATCGTGCTGTCCGGCGAGGTGGCCAACCCGGCCGACCCGCCCGACGGCTGCTACTTTCATCCGCGCTGCAACTACGTGGTCGAGGAGTGCTCGCAGCGCCCGCCGCAACTGACCGCCGAGGCCGATGAGCACTTCGTGCGCTGCCACCGCGCCGCGGAGCTGACCCTGGCGGGAGTGGGTTGA